Proteins encoded within one genomic window of Candidatus Zixiibacteriota bacterium:
- the pta gene encoding phosphate acetyltransferase: MNALSKIKDRARAKKRRVVLPEGFDPRVIKAAKKILSEELAAVTIIGDEKEVEALAQEHGLNVAKVEVMNPAHSELYNGFVNEFMELRKAKGITEEQAKTAMADPLYFGAMLVRNNKADASVAGSISTTGDVLRAAIQVLGLKQGINTVSSCFMMTVPKYRDVIDRIFLYADGAVVPNPTSEQLASIAASTAETMVNLLGMEPKIAFLSFSTKGSAKHEDVDKVVKALEILKQSHPELKADGELQVDAAIVPEIAERKSPGSAVGGDANILIFPDLDAGNIAYKLTQRLANATATGPIIQGLALPANDLSRGCSADDIVDVTAIAMLMKG, encoded by the coding sequence ATGAATGCACTGAGTAAAATCAAAGATCGAGCCCGAGCCAAGAAGCGCCGGGTGGTGCTTCCGGAAGGGTTTGATCCGCGTGTCATTAAGGCCGCCAAGAAGATCCTTTCCGAAGAACTGGCAGCGGTAACGATCATCGGTGACGAGAAAGAAGTGGAGGCGCTGGCTCAGGAACACGGCCTGAACGTGGCTAAGGTCGAGGTTATGAATCCGGCACATTCCGAGCTCTATAACGGCTTCGTGAACGAGTTCATGGAACTGCGCAAAGCTAAGGGCATTACGGAAGAACAGGCCAAAACGGCCATGGCCGACCCGCTCTATTTCGGAGCAATGCTCGTGCGCAACAACAAGGCGGATGCTTCGGTAGCCGGCTCGATCAGCACTACCGGCGATGTCCTCAGGGCAGCAATCCAGGTGTTAGGTCTGAAACAGGGGATCAACACCGTATCGAGCTGTTTTATGATGACCGTTCCGAAGTATCGCGACGTGATCGATCGGATTTTCCTGTATGCCGACGGCGCAGTGGTGCCGAATCCAACATCCGAGCAATTGGCTTCGATCGCGGCTTCGACTGCCGAGACCATGGTCAATCTGCTGGGTATGGAGCCGAAGATCGCGTTTCTGTCGTTTTCGACCAAAGGCTCAGCTAAACACGAGGATGTCGACAAGGTGGTCAAGGCCCTCGAAATCCTCAAGCAGAGCCACCCGGAATTGAAGGCGGACGGTGAACTTCAGGTAGATGCAGCAATCGTGCCGGAAATCGCCGAGCGTAAATCACCGGGTTCCGCCGTCGGCGGTGACGCCAACATTCTGATCTTCCCGGACCTCGACGCCGGGAATATCGCTTATAAACTGACCCAGCGGCTGGCCAACGCCACCGCCACCGGTCCGATAATTCAGGGTCTGGCTTTGCCGGCCAACGACCTCTCACGCGGTTGCTCGGCGGATGATATCGTCGATGTAACCGCTATTGCTATGCTTATGAAAGGGTGA
- a CDS encoding pyridoxal phosphate-dependent aminotransferase: MSLSQLAKEIKPSPTLAQTEKARILKEKGEKVIHLGAGEPKTRVPLDAILGAASKLTSAEIRYTPTEGIPQLIKAIIRYTEENYNKVVGPKNVIASAGAKQAIYNLMMAILNPQDEVIILAPYWVSYPEIVKMMYGVPVIVTPEDGRFVPTMEDIKEKVGRYTKAIIVNSPNNPSGAVYPPELIGEIVEYCENKGIYLIMDDIYHKLVFDGKKAVSAYDYAKAEGDNSRLVVINGVSKAYAMTGFRIGWTIANRPLTEAMTNIAAQNTSCPSVVQQAAAAGALNGIQSGVESLRLMLQNNRDIMVQELRAFNDIKITPPEGTFYCLPDFSAYSKKSVELSNFLLEKALVVTVPGVEFGMEGHLRLSVCGSVKDITEGIARIKWAIDPESPNEIYIGDRKLRRDWI, translated from the coding sequence ATGAGCCTCAGCCAACTCGCGAAAGAAATAAAACCCTCCCCTACTCTGGCGCAGACCGAAAAAGCGCGCATCCTGAAGGAGAAGGGCGAGAAAGTGATCCATCTCGGGGCCGGCGAGCCGAAAACCCGAGTGCCCCTGGACGCCATTCTCGGGGCAGCTTCGAAACTGACATCTGCCGAGATCCGCTATACCCCGACTGAGGGTATCCCCCAGTTGATCAAGGCTATCATTCGATACACCGAGGAAAACTACAACAAGGTTGTCGGTCCCAAGAACGTTATCGCTTCGGCGGGCGCCAAACAGGCGATCTACAATCTGATGATGGCCATTCTAAATCCGCAGGATGAAGTAATTATCCTCGCTCCTTACTGGGTCTCCTACCCCGAAATAGTCAAGATGATGTACGGCGTACCGGTCATCGTGACTCCGGAAGATGGTCGTTTCGTACCGACGATGGAAGACATCAAGGAAAAAGTCGGCCGCTATACCAAGGCCATTATCGTCAACAGCCCGAACAATCCGTCCGGTGCGGTTTACCCGCCTGAACTGATCGGTGAGATAGTCGAGTACTGTGAGAACAAGGGTATCTACCTGATCATGGACGACATCTATCACAAGCTGGTGTTCGACGGTAAGAAAGCGGTCTCGGCATACGATTACGCCAAAGCGGAAGGCGACAACTCCCGCCTGGTGGTTATCAACGGTGTTTCCAAGGCGTATGCCATGACCGGATTCCGAATCGGCTGGACAATAGCCAACCGACCGCTGACGGAAGCTATGACCAATATCGCCGCACAGAATACCTCCTGCCCATCGGTCGTACAGCAGGCGGCCGCTGCCGGCGCCCTCAACGGCATCCAGTCCGGCGTGGAGAGCCTTCGCCTGATGCTCCAGAACAACCGCGATATCATGGTCCAGGAACTGCGTGCTTTTAACGACATCAAAATCACGCCGCCGGAAGGAACGTTCTACTGCCTGCCGGATTTCTCGGCTTACAGCAAGAAATCGGTCGAACTGTCCAACTTCCTGCTCGAAAAAGCCCTGGTCGTGACGGTACCGGGCGTCGAATTCGGCATGGAAGGACATCTGCGTCTGAGTGTTTGCGGATCGGTTAAAGACATCACCGAAGGTATCGCCCGCATCAAGTGGGCAATAGATCCCGAATCGCCGAACGAAATCTACATCGGCGACCGTAAGCTCCGGAGGGATTGGATATGA